From the Pseudoalteromonas ulvae UL12 genome, the window GCTACCTCACAAGTAGTCAGGTTATTAAACGCAGCAAAAATTGATTTTGACTTACTTAGTTACCCTTGGTCACGCTCGATGCAGCAGGCTAAAAATAATCCTAATACGATGATTTACTCAATTTTTCAAACGGCTGAACGCTTGAATGATTTTGTTTGGTTATGCCCTTTGATTGAGAGCCCTAAAATGCATTTGTTCCGTTTGCAAGCAAGGCAAGATTTACAGCTAGCATCAATTGAGCAATTGGCTGGGCAAAGTGTCGCTGTTATAAAGGATGATTTTGCTGATCAGTTGTTTAAACAGCGTGGCAGCTCGCTCGACGTACACATTGATAATTTAAGTTCAAGTCATGTTAATTTTAAAAAATTAATGGCTGGGCGAATCGATTTCATGGTTTCATCAGAATTTACTATGTTGGAACATTTAAAAAGAAATGATTTAGATGAGCACCTTGTCGTTGCGCAAATTCCAATCATAACAGCAGTAAAAGAGCCTCTTTGTATGGCTTTTAATAAACAAACCGATCCTCTTATTATTGCGAAAATAGCCGAGGAAATGGATCGGCGTTCATTAAAATAGTGACAAAGAAAAAGGCACCTTTTCAGGTGCCTCCTAAAGTATTGGGAATGTCATAATAAAAGTAGCACTCCTGCACAAAAAATCAATAACATTTATTTAACATTTTCGATGGCGCTATAAAGCGTGTACTCTTTTTGATAGCGCTGTAAGTTGCTCGCGATACGTTCTGCGGAATGCTTAGTGGCAAACTCATGCAATGTGAGGTCATTACAGCGGATGTTTTTGGTCACTTTATGCAACGATAAGCGATTTTCTTTTAGTGTTTTATATAGACGCAGTGGTTTATTGCTAGCAACAGCCATACACACTTCGGTTGAAATGCTGGCATCTGCTGCTTTTAATGTGTGGTTAGCATGAGCCTGTGTGTTGAAAGTAAACATTAATGCCGCTGCTGATAATGTGATAGTAAATAGTTTCATAGTAAAATCCTTCTTAGTGCGCAAGTAAAGTAAGTGGTTTGAACTTAACTAGAGAGTAAGGCAAGAACTTTAAATTTGTGTATCAAAACAAAGCGAGGACGTAACAAGGTATGTGCAAAGCGAATTTGAACTGATAATAAATTGTAAGCGAGCTAGTGTAGTTAAACGGTCCTAATATGTCGTTTGACATACTTTGGTTACTGTCTGCATATTATGCTTGCCGTTTAAACCCATTCCATGTGGTGAAGTAAGTGTGTTCACTAATCGAACGATGAAAATGTTAATATGTTGTTTTTCAGCCTAGCAGCGTGATTAATATTTTTTGTTACATTAGAGTTGGTTAAGAGAGTGATTTATTTTTATTAACACAGGTTTTGCGTTGGGGGCTTGTGCATCCTTGTGGTTAAATTTTATTCGAAATAAAAGCGCTTTTAGCCGAACCTTTAGGATTGCGTTCGTTGAGGCTTTTTTACTGTGTTATCACCTTTACGTGTAGGCTTCTACACCGTAAAAAACGCTGCTGAATAAATCTTCAATAACACGCTGAAAAAACAATCAAAAAAGATCAACAACCCCTAGTCAAATAGGGTGATTTCATCGTATGGTGAGGGTCTTGTAATCGTTTGGGTACAAATAT encodes:
- a CDS encoding substrate-binding periplasmic protein, producing the protein MQLKYLLISMLLLTVSASNVECIERPLPRLQVVTEEWPPYNYTDQKGQVVGRATSQVVRLLNAAKIDFDLLSYPWSRSMQQAKNNPNTMIYSIFQTAERLNDFVWLCPLIESPKMHLFRLQARQDLQLASIEQLAGQSVAVIKDDFADQLFKQRGSSLDVHIDNLSSSHVNFKKLMAGRIDFMVSSEFTMLEHLKRNDLDEHLVVAQIPIITAVKEPLCMAFNKQTDPLIIAKIAEEMDRRSLK
- a CDS encoding DUF3718 domain-containing protein, with amino-acid sequence MKLFTITLSAAALMFTFNTQAHANHTLKAADASISTEVCMAVASNKPLRLYKTLKENRLSLHKVTKNIRCNDLTLHEFATKHSAERIASNLQRYQKEYTLYSAIENVK